A DNA window from Thermosynechococcaceae cyanobacterium Okahandja contains the following coding sequences:
- a CDS encoding serine protease produces the protein MGYLRVSMSAIAAVSVLVAPLPAWAQAQPLTGERINDIARNITVLIVGKDSHGSGAIISRSGSTYYVLTAKHVVSRKDNYRVIPVDQQAYAIDFKTIKFLPNSDLAVLEFTSDRTYEIATLTNSDFAKEGSQVFISGWPQPGGSGQLVRQFTDGRISGFLIEPIDGYKMIYTNVTRRGMSGGPVLDSAGRVVAVHGLGDTEDPRTLERQGLSPEAASSIASLIKPGFNYAIPINTFLTSAPAAGLFLSLQVDNQAIADASTPVVVTPPSQPDSRDRIENINSILNTVNTGVGVIRGIFGF, from the coding sequence ATGGGGTATCTACGAGTTAGCATGAGTGCGATCGCGGCGGTGAGTGTGCTAGTGGCGCCCCTACCGGCTTGGGCGCAAGCGCAACCTTTAACGGGAGAGCGCATTAACGATATTGCCCGCAACATTACGGTATTGATTGTGGGCAAAGACTCCCACGGCTCGGGTGCAATTATTTCCCGCTCCGGTTCCACCTACTATGTCCTGACGGCCAAACACGTGGTCAGTCGCAAAGATAACTATCGGGTCATTCCTGTTGATCAGCAGGCCTATGCCATCGACTTCAAAACAATCAAGTTCTTACCCAACAGCGATCTGGCGGTTTTAGAGTTTACGAGCGATCGCACCTACGAGATTGCCACCCTAACAAACTCTGATTTTGCCAAAGAAGGGTCGCAGGTCTTTATTTCAGGCTGGCCGCAGCCCGGGGGTAGTGGTCAACTGGTCCGCCAGTTTACCGATGGCCGTATTTCCGGCTTTTTAATTGAACCCATTGACGGCTACAAAATGATTTATACCAACGTGACGCGGCGGGGGATGAGCGGTGGGCCGGTCCTCGATAGTGCGGGTCGGGTTGTGGCGGTGCACGGCCTCGGGGATACCGAAGATCCGCGCACCCTTGAGCGCCAAGGGTTAAGCCCTGAGGCGGCCTCCAGTATTGCCAGCCTGATTAAGCCGGGATTTAACTATGCCATCCCCATCAACACGTTTTTGACGAGCGCCCCCGCCGCTGGCTTGTTCTTATCTCTACAGGTAGATAACCAAGCCATTGCCGATGCCAGTACCCCCGTGGTGGTGACGCCGCCCAGTCAACCCGACAGCCGCGATCGGATTGAGAATATTAATTCCATTCTGAATACGGTGAACACGGGCGTGGGGGTCATACGCGGCATTTTTGGCTTCTAG
- a CDS encoding YggS family pyridoxal phosphate-dependent enzyme — protein sequence MLSALDIRDRVHRLKASLPPTTRLIAVSKYVPVAAMRAAYEAGIRDFGESRVQEAQQKRQELADLEDISWHLIGHLQTNKVRQALSLFDWIHTVDRLKLAERIDTLLGETGQASPRCLLQVKLRPDPQKYGWERSHLEMALPQLDQLAHLRCHGLMTILPLGLPPPEQLRVFQELRQWGDTLSTKAWQHLQWQEYSMGMTQDYALAVQAGATMVRIGTAIFGHRLG from the coding sequence GTGTTATCTGCTCTCGACATTCGCGATCGCGTCCACCGCCTCAAAGCAAGTCTGCCGCCGACCACCCGCCTGATTGCCGTCAGTAAGTACGTGCCCGTCGCTGCGATGCGCGCTGCTTACGAAGCTGGAATTCGCGATTTTGGCGAAAGCCGGGTTCAGGAAGCCCAGCAAAAGCGGCAAGAATTAGCAGATTTAGAGGATATTAGTTGGCACCTCATTGGTCATCTGCAAACCAATAAAGTTCGTCAAGCCCTCAGCCTCTTTGACTGGATTCATACCGTGGATCGCCTCAAGCTGGCCGAACGTATCGATACCCTCCTAGGGGAAACGGGACAGGCATCGCCCCGCTGTTTGCTACAGGTGAAACTGCGCCCCGATCCCCAAAAATACGGTTGGGAGCGATCGCACTTAGAGATGGCCCTACCCCAATTAGATCAGCTTGCCCACTTACGGTGTCATGGGTTAATGACCATCTTACCCCTAGGCTTACCGCCACCAGAGCAACTGCGAGTCTTCCAAGAGTTGCGGCAGTGGGGAGACACCTTAAGTACCAAGGCGTGGCAGCATTTGCAATGGCAGGAGTACTCCATGGGCATGACCCAAGACTATGCCCTTGCGGTTCAGGCCGGTGCAACCATGGTGCGGATTGGCACCGCTATTTTTGGACATCGGCTGGGTTGA
- a CDS encoding MotA/TolQ/ExbB proton channel family protein, which translates to MNIAEIFNRGGLAMWPLLILSILTLGTIFERLWFWSIVLRGETKLAEQILDAARHDWQEATELAANACDQPIGRFLYTPLQLIDTNPEIFRLALEAAADEELSAMRRGEKVLEATITMAPLLGLLGTVLGLISALSSIRLGDIGTPATMGVGLGISEALISTASGLVVAIIALAFQRLFQALLLQQAQIFRRTGNELELTYRQAWLQQRAANEPEKTFF; encoded by the coding sequence GTGAACATTGCTGAAATTTTTAACCGCGGTGGCTTGGCGATGTGGCCACTACTCATTCTCTCGATCTTGACCTTGGGCACCATTTTCGAGCGACTGTGGTTTTGGAGTATTGTCCTGCGGGGGGAAACGAAACTGGCAGAGCAGATTTTGGATGCGGCGCGGCATGACTGGCAAGAGGCCACAGAACTGGCCGCCAATGCCTGCGATCAACCCATTGGTCGTTTTCTTTATACGCCGCTGCAACTCATTGACACGAATCCCGAAATTTTCCGCCTTGCCCTTGAGGCAGCCGCCGATGAAGAACTCAGCGCCATGCGGCGGGGCGAAAAGGTGCTGGAAGCAACGATTACCATGGCACCGCTGTTAGGGCTGTTGGGTACCGTCTTGGGCTTAATTAGCGCCCTGAGTTCGATCCGTCTGGGGGATATTGGCACCCCCGCCACCATGGGGGTGGGTCTAGGCATCAGCGAAGCGCTCATTAGCACGGCTTCTGGCTTGGTGGTGGCCATTATTGCCTTGGCCTTTCAGCGGCTGTTTCAGGCACTGTTGTTACAGCAGGCGCAAATTTTTCGCCGCACAGGCAATGAACTGGAACTCACCTACCGTCAGGCATGGCTGCAACAGCGGGCGGCTAATGAACCCGAGAAAACCTTTTTTTAA